In Lautropia mirabilis, one DNA window encodes the following:
- a CDS encoding glucokinase: MATSKPSKKDGNWPRLVADVGGTNARFALEVSPLELEHIETLPTKDYDSLHAAIRAYLEKAGQPLIKHAAIAIANPIIGDWVQMTNHHWAFSIETTRQALELDTLILLNDFTAQALAIPHLPKRELLQVGGAAPVEDAPIAVIGPGTGLGVSGLIPNGRGGYTALAGEGGHVSFSPFDHTEIHIWQYANRKHGHVSAERFLSGAGLSLIYEALADREGIERPPLSAAEISKQALSGSSPLARLSLDIFCAMLGTVSSNLALTLGARGGVYLCGGIIRRFIDYFVTSPFRNRFESKGRFEGYLAVIPVYIVLAQNPGLIGAAVALSNQVDA, from the coding sequence ATGGCCACTTCCAAACCCAGCAAGAAAGACGGCAACTGGCCCCGCCTGGTTGCCGATGTCGGCGGAACCAACGCCCGATTTGCACTGGAAGTTTCCCCGCTTGAGCTGGAGCACATCGAGACCCTGCCCACTAAGGACTACGACAGCCTGCACGCTGCCATCCGCGCCTATCTGGAGAAAGCCGGTCAGCCCCTCATCAAGCACGCGGCCATTGCCATCGCCAACCCCATCATCGGCGACTGGGTGCAGATGACCAATCACCACTGGGCCTTTTCCATCGAGACGACCCGGCAGGCGCTGGAACTGGACACCCTGATCCTGCTGAACGACTTCACGGCGCAGGCACTTGCCATTCCCCACCTGCCCAAGCGCGAGCTGCTGCAGGTGGGTGGCGCCGCCCCCGTGGAAGACGCCCCCATCGCCGTCATCGGCCCGGGCACAGGTCTGGGCGTCTCGGGCCTCATCCCCAACGGCCGGGGCGGATATACCGCGCTGGCGGGCGAAGGCGGACACGTCAGCTTCAGCCCGTTCGACCATACCGAAATCCACATCTGGCAGTACGCCAACCGCAAGCACGGCCACGTCTCGGCCGAGCGCTTCCTGTCGGGCGCGGGCCTGTCCCTCATCTATGAAGCGCTGGCCGACCGCGAAGGCATCGAGCGGCCGCCGCTCAGTGCGGCAGAGATCAGCAAACAGGCGCTCAGCGGCTCTTCGCCGCTCGCTCGCCTGAGCCTGGACATCTTCTGCGCCATGCTGGGCACCGTCTCGTCCAACCTGGCCCTGACGCTGGGTGCCCGGGGCGGCGTCTATCTGTGCGGCGGCATCATCCGTCGATTCATCGATTATTTCGTCACCTCGCCGTTCCGCAACCGCTTCGAGAGCAAAGGCCGTTTCGAAGGCTACCTGGCCGTCATTCCGGTCTACATCGTGCTGGCCCAGAACCCGGGTCTGATCGGTGCTGCCGTCGCCCTGTCCAATCAGGTCGACGCCTGA
- the hemE gene encoding uroporphyrinogen decarboxylase, translating to MSTKNDTFLRALRGQVTDYTPVWLMRQAGRYLPEYNATRARAGSFMALCKTPELACEVTLQPLARFPLDAAILFSDILTIPDAMNLGLSFQQGEGPRFERTIRHEDDVKALFAPDPTQELRYVLDAVRTIRQALDGRVPLIGFAGSPWTLACYMVEGRGGTDFHTIKTMMYQRPDLLHRVLEINARAVTNYLNAQIEAGAQAVMIFDTWGGILADGPYQRFSLAYMRRILSELTPYRKERNEKGETVLESVPTILFTKGGAPWLEALAASGADAIGIDWTMNLATARKRVGPTCVLQGNLDPMALLTSPEQVREQVVRTLDSYGAANTGRGHVFNLGHGISQFTPPEHVSVLVETVHEHSRKLRRSPFA from the coding sequence TTGTCCACGAAGAACGACACCTTCCTTCGCGCCCTGCGGGGCCAGGTCACCGACTACACGCCGGTGTGGCTCATGCGTCAGGCCGGGCGCTACCTGCCCGAGTACAACGCCACGCGCGCCCGGGCGGGCAGCTTCATGGCGTTGTGCAAGACGCCCGAGCTGGCCTGCGAGGTGACGCTTCAGCCTCTGGCGCGCTTTCCGCTGGATGCCGCCATCCTGTTCTCCGACATCCTGACCATTCCGGATGCGATGAACCTGGGGCTGAGCTTCCAGCAGGGGGAAGGCCCCCGTTTCGAGAGGACCATCCGGCACGAGGACGACGTGAAGGCGCTCTTCGCGCCGGATCCGACCCAGGAGCTGCGCTACGTGCTGGACGCCGTCCGCACCATCCGCCAGGCCCTGGATGGCCGCGTTCCGCTGATCGGCTTTGCCGGCAGCCCCTGGACGCTGGCCTGCTACATGGTCGAAGGCCGGGGCGGCACCGACTTCCACACCATCAAGACGATGATGTACCAGCGTCCCGACCTGCTGCACCGGGTGCTGGAAATCAATGCGCGGGCCGTCACGAACTACCTGAATGCCCAGATCGAAGCCGGCGCCCAGGCGGTCATGATCTTCGACACCTGGGGCGGCATCCTGGCCGACGGACCCTACCAGCGCTTCTCGCTGGCCTACATGCGCCGCATCCTGTCCGAGCTCACCCCGTACCGCAAGGAACGCAACGAGAAAGGCGAGACGGTTCTGGAAAGCGTCCCCACCATCCTGTTCACCAAGGGCGGCGCCCCCTGGCTGGAGGCCCTGGCCGCCAGTGGTGCCGATGCCATCGGCATCGACTGGACGATGAACCTGGCCACCGCCCGCAAGCGCGTGGGGCCCACCTGCGTGCTGCAGGGCAACCTTGATCCCATGGCGCTGCTCACCTCGCCTGAGCAGGTGCGTGAACAGGTCGTCCGCACGCTGGACAGTTACGGTGCAGCCAACACGGGTCGGGGCCACGTCTTCAACCTGGGGCATGGCATCTCGCAGTTCACGCCCCCCGAGCACGTCTCGGTACTGGTCGAAACGGTCCACGAGCACAGCCGCAAGCTGCGGCGCTCGCCCTTCGCCTGA
- a CDS encoding F0F1 ATP synthase subunit epsilon, whose amino-acid sequence MNTIQVEVVSAEESIFSGEAEFVVLPGEVGELGVYPNHTPLITRIKAGAVRIRVPGENRDELIFVAGGILEIQPNLVTVLADTAIRGNDLDEARANEARRAAEEALTNAKSKMDLARAHSELAAVTAQIQTIRRYRSR is encoded by the coding sequence ATGAACACGATTCAAGTCGAAGTGGTCAGCGCCGAGGAGTCGATCTTTTCCGGAGAAGCCGAATTCGTCGTGCTGCCCGGTGAGGTCGGTGAGCTTGGTGTCTATCCCAACCATACCCCGCTGATCACCCGCATCAAGGCCGGTGCGGTGCGCATCCGGGTGCCGGGCGAGAACCGCGACGAACTGATCTTCGTTGCCGGTGGCATCCTGGAGATCCAGCCGAACCTGGTCACCGTCCTGGCCGACACCGCCATCCGCGGCAACGACCTCGACGAGGCGCGTGCCAACGAGGCCCGTCGTGCGGCTGAAGAAGCGCTCACCAACGCCAAGTCCAAGATGGACCTGGCACGTGCCCACTCCGAACTGGCGGCGGTCACCGCCCAGATCCAAACCATTCGCAGATATCGGTCACGCTGA
- the atpD gene encoding F0F1 ATP synthase subunit beta, which yields MAQGHIVQCIGAVVDIQFPRDAMPKVYDALVLEESGDSLAEKGLTFEVQQQLGDGIVRTIAMGSSDGLRRGMPVKNTGANIQVPVGPAVLGRVMDVLGRPIDERGPIQTEEHRGIHQPAPKFDELSPSVELLETGIKVIDLICPFAKGGKIGLFGGAGVGKTVNMLELINNIAKEHSGLSVFAGVGERTREGNDFYHEMSDAKVIVQDDLSQSKVAMVFGQMNEPPGNRLRVALTGLTMAERFRDEGRDILFFVDNIYRYTLAGTEVSALLGRMPSAVGYQPTLAEEMGRLQERITSTKTGSITSIQAVYVPADDLTDPSPATTFGHLDATVVLSRDIASLGIYPAVDPLDSTSRQIDPNIIGEEHYNVTRGVQATLQRYKELRDIIALLGMDELSPEDKLAVARARKIQRFLSQPFHVAEVFTGAPGKYVPLKETIRGFKMIIDGECDELPEGAFYMVGSIDEAFEKAKKLAK from the coding sequence ATGGCACAAGGTCATATCGTTCAGTGCATCGGCGCCGTCGTCGACATCCAGTTCCCGCGCGATGCCATGCCCAAGGTCTACGACGCGCTCGTCCTGGAGGAATCCGGCGACTCGCTCGCCGAGAAGGGCCTCACCTTCGAAGTTCAACAGCAGCTGGGCGACGGTATTGTCCGTACCATCGCCATGGGCTCCTCCGACGGCCTGCGCCGCGGCATGCCGGTGAAGAACACCGGTGCCAACATCCAGGTGCCCGTGGGCCCCGCCGTGCTGGGTCGCGTGATGGACGTGCTGGGCCGCCCGATCGACGAGCGTGGTCCCATCCAGACCGAAGAGCATCGCGGCATTCACCAGCCGGCACCCAAGTTCGACGAGCTGTCGCCGTCGGTGGAGCTGCTGGAAACCGGCATCAAGGTGATCGACCTGATCTGTCCGTTTGCCAAGGGCGGCAAGATCGGTCTGTTCGGTGGCGCCGGCGTAGGCAAGACCGTGAACATGCTCGAGCTGATCAACAACATCGCCAAGGAGCACTCGGGTCTGTCCGTGTTCGCCGGCGTGGGTGAGCGTACTCGTGAGGGTAACGACTTCTACCACGAGATGTCGGATGCCAAGGTCATCGTGCAGGACGACCTGTCGCAGTCGAAGGTGGCCATGGTGTTCGGTCAGATGAACGAACCCCCGGGCAACCGTCTGCGCGTGGCACTGACCGGCCTGACCATGGCCGAGCGCTTCCGTGACGAAGGCCGTGACATCCTCTTCTTCGTCGACAACATCTACCGTTACACTCTGGCCGGTACCGAAGTGTCGGCGCTTCTGGGCCGGATGCCGTCCGCCGTGGGTTACCAGCCGACGCTGGCCGAGGAGATGGGTCGCCTGCAGGAGCGGATCACTTCCACGAAGACCGGCTCGATCACCTCCATCCAGGCCGTGTACGTGCCTGCCGATGACCTGACCGACCCGTCGCCGGCCACCACCTTCGGCCACCTGGACGCCACCGTGGTGCTGTCGCGTGACATCGCCTCGCTGGGTATCTACCCCGCCGTGGACCCGCTGGACTCCACCTCGCGCCAGATCGACCCCAACATCATCGGCGAAGAGCACTACAACGTCACCCGCGGCGTGCAGGCCACCCTGCAGCGCTACAAGGAACTGCGCGACATCATCGCCCTGCTGGGCATGGACGAGCTGTCGCCCGAGGACAAGCTGGCCGTGGCCCGTGCCCGGAAGATCCAGCGCTTCCTGTCGCAGCCGTTCCACGTGGCCGAGGTCTTCACCGGCGCGCCTGGCAAGTACGTGCCGCTGAAGGAAACCATCCGCGGCTTCAAGATGATCATCGACGGCGAATGTGACGAGCTGCCGGAAGGTGCGTTCTACATGGTGGGCAGCATCGACGAGGCGTTCGAGAAAGCGAAGAAGCTCGCCAAGTAA
- the atpG gene encoding F0F1 ATP synthase subunit gamma, with product MASSKEIRNQIKSVKNTQKITKAMEMVSVSKMRKAQDRMRQARPYAEKIRDITAHLSNANPEYVHPFMQKREKVKKAGIILVTSDKGLCGGLNTNIFRAVTHKMQELHAQGADVQATTIGSKGMGFMYRAGVKIVSQLVQPGDTPRIEKLVPIIKVQIDDFLKGEIDAVYLAYTRFVNTMTQTPVVEQLLPLPEGKLDRPDPGYSWDYLYEPNPKAVLDELMVRYIEALIYQALAENMASEHSARVVAMKAASDNAKKIINELQLSYNKARQAAITQELSEIVGGAAAV from the coding sequence ATGGCAAGCAGCAAAGAGATCCGAAACCAGATCAAGAGCGTCAAGAACACGCAAAAGATCACAAAGGCCATGGAAATGGTCTCGGTATCGAAAATGCGCAAGGCACAGGACCGGATGCGGCAGGCCCGGCCCTACGCAGAGAAGATCCGCGACATCACGGCGCACCTGTCCAACGCCAACCCCGAGTACGTCCACCCGTTCATGCAGAAGCGTGAGAAGGTGAAGAAGGCCGGCATCATTCTGGTGACCAGCGACAAGGGGCTGTGCGGCGGTCTGAACACCAACATCTTCCGGGCTGTGACCCACAAGATGCAGGAGCTTCACGCCCAGGGTGCCGACGTGCAGGCCACCACCATCGGCTCCAAGGGCATGGGTTTCATGTACCGTGCCGGGGTGAAGATCGTCTCGCAGCTTGTGCAGCCCGGCGACACGCCGCGCATCGAGAAGCTGGTCCCGATCATCAAGGTCCAGATCGACGACTTCCTGAAAGGCGAGATCGATGCGGTGTACCTGGCCTACACCCGCTTCGTGAACACCATGACGCAGACGCCGGTCGTGGAGCAGCTGCTGCCGCTGCCCGAGGGCAAGCTCGACCGTCCTGATCCGGGCTACTCCTGGGACTATCTCTACGAGCCCAACCCGAAGGCGGTGCTGGACGAACTGATGGTGCGCTACATCGAGGCACTGATCTACCAGGCGCTGGCCGAGAACATGGCCTCCGAGCACAGTGCCCGGGTGGTGGCCATGAAGGCTGCCTCGGACAACGCCAAGAAGATCATCAACGAGCTGCAGCTGTCCTACAACAAGGCACGGCAGGCAGCCATCACGCAGGAACTCAGTGAAATCGTCGGCGGCGCTGCGGCCGTCTGA
- the atpA gene encoding F0F1 ATP synthase subunit alpha has protein sequence MQLNPAEISELLKSKIQNLEVSADSRNQGTVISVTDGICRIHGLSNVMQGEMIEFPGNVYGLALNLERDSVGAVILGEYESISEGDVVKTTGRILEVPVGPELIGRVVNTLGQPIDGKGPINAKETDVIEKVAPGVIARQSVSQPVQTGLKSIDAMVPIGRGQRELIIGDRQTGKTAVAIDTIINQKGKDLICIYVAIGQKASTIANVVRKLEEFGAMEYTIVVAATASESAAMQYLAPYAGCTMGEYFRDRGQDALIIYDDLTKQAWAYRQVSLLLRRPPGREAYPGDVFYLHSRLLERAARVNEEYVENFTKGEVKGKTGSLTALPIIETQAGDVSAFVPTNVISITDGQIFLETDLFNAGIRPAVNPGISVSRVGGAAQTGLIKKLAGGSRIALAQYRELAAFAQFASDLEESTRKQLDHGRLVTELMKQAQYAPLQVWQQALTLFAADNHYYEDIPVEKVLAADKAMHDYVQTKYPDFVAQLERDKAFNKDVEAKMHEVLKDFKQNGAF, from the coding sequence ATGCAGCTCAATCCCGCTGAAATCAGCGAACTGCTCAAAAGCAAGATCCAGAACCTTGAGGTCTCGGCTGACTCCCGGAACCAGGGCACGGTCATCTCGGTCACCGACGGCATCTGCCGGATCCACGGTCTCTCCAACGTGATGCAGGGCGAGATGATCGAGTTCCCGGGCAACGTCTACGGCCTGGCGCTGAACCTCGAGCGAGACTCGGTCGGCGCGGTGATCCTCGGTGAATACGAGAGCATCTCCGAAGGCGACGTCGTCAAGACCACCGGCCGCATTCTGGAAGTGCCCGTCGGCCCCGAGCTGATTGGCCGCGTGGTGAACACGCTGGGTCAGCCCATCGACGGCAAGGGCCCGATCAACGCCAAGGAAACCGACGTGATCGAGAAGGTGGCGCCTGGCGTCATCGCCCGTCAGTCGGTGTCCCAGCCGGTGCAGACCGGTCTGAAGTCCATCGATGCCATGGTGCCCATCGGCCGGGGCCAGCGTGAGCTGATCATCGGCGACCGCCAGACTGGCAAGACGGCCGTGGCCATCGACACCATCATCAACCAGAAGGGCAAGGACCTGATCTGTATCTACGTGGCGATCGGCCAGAAGGCCTCCACCATCGCCAACGTGGTGCGCAAGCTGGAAGAGTTCGGCGCGATGGAATACACCATCGTCGTGGCTGCGACCGCTTCCGAGTCCGCCGCCATGCAGTACCTGGCTCCCTACGCCGGCTGCACGATGGGTGAGTACTTCCGTGACCGCGGCCAGGATGCCCTGATCATCTATGATGACCTGACCAAGCAGGCCTGGGCCTATCGTCAGGTGTCGCTGCTGCTGCGCCGCCCGCCGGGCCGCGAAGCCTACCCGGGTGACGTCTTCTACCTGCACTCGCGTCTGCTCGAGCGCGCTGCCCGCGTGAACGAGGAATACGTCGAGAACTTCACCAAGGGTGAAGTGAAAGGCAAGACCGGCTCGCTGACTGCCCTGCCGATCATCGAGACCCAGGCAGGTGACGTGTCGGCCTTCGTGCCCACCAACGTCATCTCCATTACCGACGGCCAGATCTTCCTGGAAACCGACCTGTTCAACGCCGGTATCCGTCCTGCCGTGAACCCGGGTATCTCGGTGTCGCGGGTGGGTGGTGCCGCTCAGACGGGCCTGATCAAGAAGCTGGCCGGTGGCTCGCGTATCGCGCTGGCCCAGTATCGTGAACTGGCTGCGTTCGCGCAGTTCGCTTCCGACCTGGAAGAGAGCACCCGCAAGCAGCTGGACCATGGCCGTCTGGTGACCGAGCTGATGAAGCAGGCCCAGTACGCCCCGCTGCAGGTCTGGCAGCAGGCGCTGACGCTGTTCGCCGCCGACAACCACTACTACGAAGACATCCCCGTGGAGAAGGTGCTGGCCGCCGACAAGGCCATGCACGACTACGTGCAGACGAAGTATCCCGACTTCGTGGCCCAGCTGGAACGCGACAAGGCATTCAACAAGGATGTCGAGGCCAAGATGCACGAAGTCCTGAAGGACTTCAAGCAGAACGGCGCATTCTGA
- a CDS encoding F0F1 ATP synthase subunit delta, producing MAEALTIARPYAEAAFKLAAETKKVKEWSGALSRLATVMKADVATELLDNPNIDRAQAAAIVSEAAGKLDKHQKNFVQVLADNGRLAQLPDIAALFEQSRDRHENVLEATIESAFELTDAQKAAIVDTLKKRFGKGIKATTTVNPELIGGVSIQIGDEVIDASVRGKLSQLAASLTK from the coding sequence ATGGCGGAAGCACTGACCATTGCCCGTCCCTATGCGGAGGCGGCATTCAAGCTCGCGGCAGAAACCAAGAAAGTGAAGGAATGGTCGGGCGCACTCTCGCGCCTGGCCACCGTCATGAAGGCTGACGTCGCCACCGAGCTTCTGGATAATCCCAACATCGACCGCGCCCAGGCTGCCGCCATCGTTTCCGAAGCCGCCGGCAAGCTGGACAAGCATCAGAAGAACTTCGTGCAGGTCCTGGCCGACAACGGCCGCCTTGCCCAGCTGCCCGACATCGCCGCCCTGTTCGAACAGAGCCGTGACCGGCACGAGAACGTGCTGGAGGCGACCATCGAGTCGGCCTTCGAGCTGACCGACGCCCAGAAGGCCGCCATCGTCGACACGCTCAAGAAGCGCTTCGGCAAGGGTATCAAGGCCACCACCACCGTAAACCCCGAATTGATTGGCGGCGTCTCCATCCAGATAGGCGACGAAGTCATTGACGCATCCGTGCGTGGCAAGCTCTCCCAGCTGGCCGCGTCCCTGACGAAATAA
- a CDS encoding F0F1 ATP synthase subunit B, which yields MYINATIIVQCFIFLALWWFTAKFIWPPITAALDERSKKIAAGLAAADQAKAELQATEKRVEQEMQKARATAVEVRASADKQAAELIDQARAEAARIIAAAQKSAAEEATLAAERARDQLRDQVAQLAVSGAERILKREIDAKQHADLLSNLKNELR from the coding sequence GTGTACATCAACGCCACGATCATCGTTCAATGCTTCATCTTCCTGGCGCTCTGGTGGTTCACCGCCAAGTTCATCTGGCCGCCCATCACTGCGGCACTGGATGAACGCAGCAAGAAGATCGCAGCCGGTCTGGCAGCTGCCGACCAGGCCAAGGCGGAGCTGCAGGCCACCGAGAAACGGGTCGAACAGGAAATGCAGAAGGCTCGCGCCACTGCGGTCGAAGTCCGCGCCAGCGCTGACAAGCAGGCTGCCGAACTCATCGACCAGGCACGTGCCGAGGCTGCTCGCATCATTGCCGCCGCCCAGAAGTCCGCCGCCGAGGAAGCCACACTGGCTGCCGAGCGTGCCCGCGACCAGCTGCGTGATCAGGTCGCCCAACTGGCCGTCAGCGGTGCCGAGCGCATCCTCAAGCGGGAGATCGACGCCAAGCAACACGCCGATCTGTTGTCCAACCTGAAAAACGAGCTGCGCTAA
- the atpE gene encoding F0F1 ATP synthase subunit C, whose amino-acid sequence MTNAAYVAIACGIIVGLGALGASIGIALMGGKFLEGSARQPELMGKLQTSMFVLAGLIDAAFLIGVGVAMLFAFGNPFAA is encoded by the coding sequence ATGACCAATGCAGCATACGTCGCAATCGCCTGCGGCATCATCGTGGGCCTGGGTGCTCTCGGCGCTTCGATCGGTATCGCCCTGATGGGTGGCAAGTTCCTGGAAGGCTCCGCCCGCCAGCCTGAACTGATGGGCAAACTGCAGACCTCCATGTTCGTTCTGGCCGGCCTGATCGACGCGGCCTTCCTGATCGGCGTGGGTGTCGCCATGCTGTTCGCCTTCGGCAACCCCTTCGCCGCCTGA
- the atpB gene encoding F0F1 ATP synthase subunit A has product MATEGTHGPANAAEYIVHHLGSANSSGHPQKAIVDFSIINYDTIFWSVLMGVLACGLMWMVARRVNSGVPNRFVGAIEFLVEYVNEQARSIIHGDIRYIAPLALTVFVWIVFMNTLDLVPVDLVPAIVSGLGISHYQRILPTADLNATLAMSIVVLLASLYYGVKIKKAHFFGELVSAPFGSGGNSGIGLIFKPILWVCNFAMQIIEYLSKTVSLGMRLFGNMFAGEMVFMLLALLGALATWWGAGLHFVLGLIWAIFHILIIVLQGFIFMMLTLIYLGQAHDAH; this is encoded by the coding sequence ATGGCGACAGAAGGCACACATGGCCCCGCAAACGCGGCCGAATACATCGTTCACCACCTCGGTAGTGCCAACTCTTCGGGTCATCCGCAGAAGGCCATCGTCGACTTCTCCATCATCAACTACGACACCATCTTCTGGTCCGTCCTGATGGGTGTCCTGGCCTGCGGCCTGATGTGGATGGTCGCCCGCCGCGTCAACAGCGGTGTGCCCAACCGCTTCGTGGGGGCCATCGAGTTCCTGGTCGAATACGTCAACGAACAGGCCCGCTCCATCATCCACGGCGACATCCGCTACATCGCCCCGCTGGCGCTGACGGTCTTCGTCTGGATCGTCTTCATGAACACCCTCGACCTGGTTCCGGTCGACCTAGTGCCCGCCATCGTCTCCGGCCTGGGCATCTCCCACTATCAGCGCATCCTGCCCACGGCGGACCTGAACGCCACGCTGGCCATGTCCATCGTCGTGCTGCTGGCCTCGCTCTACTACGGCGTCAAGATCAAGAAGGCCCACTTCTTCGGTGAGCTGGTCTCCGCCCCGTTCGGCTCGGGTGGCAACAGCGGCATCGGCCTCATCTTCAAGCCCATCCTCTGGGTCTGCAACTTCGCCATGCAGATCATCGAGTACCTCTCCAAGACCGTGTCCCTCGGCATGCGGTTGTTCGGCAACATGTTTGCCGGCGAGATGGTGTTCATGCTGCTGGCCCTGCTGGGCGCCCTGGCCACCTGGTGGGGTGCCGGCCTGCACTTCGTACTGGGTCTCATCTGGGCCATCTTCCACATCCTGATCATCGTGCTTCAGGGCTTCATCTTCATGATGCTTACCCTGATCTACCTGGGTCAGGCCCACGACGCTCACTGA
- a CDS encoding ATP synthase subunit I translates to MLKTVSLQIVLVIVVAALGSLYWGTPGARDILLGGLACAVPNVLFARLLARAGRQSSQAFVAAFLLGEFLKLALTLFCLMAIVRWLTPAHWEALLLGIITALHAPWLMALSRRRENRIHAEQGVQSDTRPGS, encoded by the coding sequence ATGCTGAAAACCGTCAGCCTGCAGATCGTGCTGGTGATCGTGGTCGCTGCGCTCGGCAGTCTGTACTGGGGCACTCCGGGCGCCCGGGACATCCTGCTTGGTGGGCTGGCCTGCGCGGTTCCCAATGTGCTGTTTGCCCGTCTGCTTGCACGGGCAGGACGACAGTCGTCGCAGGCATTCGTTGCGGCCTTCCTGCTGGGGGAGTTCCTCAAGCTTGCCTTGACATTGTTTTGCCTGATGGCTATCGTCAGATGGCTGACGCCGGCACATTGGGAAGCATTGCTGTTGGGTATCATCACCGCCTTGCATGCCCCGTGGCTGATGGCCCTTTCCCGACGCCGCGAGAATCGAATCCATGCCGAGCAGGGTGTCCAGAGCGACACCAGGCCTGGTTCCTGA
- a CDS encoding ParB/RepB/Spo0J family partition protein produces the protein MSKKAKGGLGRGLDSLLGGDGPMLDETPAPVAPQPVAVSSSPAAPAEEGIREMPLNLLQAGRYQPRTRMDESALQELADSIHEHGLLQPLVIRPIDNGRYEIIAGERRFRAAALAQLETVPVIIKEVSDENALALALIENIQREDLNPLEEASAIQRLIDEFHYTHEQAAQAIGRSRSATSNLLRLLNLADTVQTMLLAGDIEMGHARALLSLDRAEQILMAHLVVQRRLSVRETERLVSQKLEENKGLAKANQKRAADAVTDRDVARLRERIADHLNTTVEIISKANGRGKLVIHFSSNDAFSGLLERLRLDTVTQE, from the coding sequence ATGAGCAAGAAAGCCAAGGGCGGCCTCGGTCGCGGTCTGGATTCACTGCTGGGGGGCGATGGCCCGATGCTGGATGAGACTCCTGCCCCGGTTGCCCCGCAACCGGTTGCGGTCTCCTCCAGTCCGGCCGCCCCCGCCGAGGAAGGCATCCGCGAGATGCCCCTGAACCTGCTGCAGGCCGGGCGCTATCAGCCCCGCACCCGCATGGACGAATCCGCCCTGCAGGAGCTGGCGGACTCGATCCATGAGCATGGTTTGCTGCAGCCCCTGGTGATCCGCCCCATCGACAATGGGCGTTACGAGATCATCGCCGGCGAACGGCGCTTCCGTGCCGCGGCGCTCGCCCAGCTCGAGACGGTGCCGGTCATCATCAAGGAAGTCAGCGACGAGAACGCCCTGGCCCTGGCCCTGATCGAGAACATCCAGCGCGAGGACCTGAACCCGCTGGAAGAAGCCAGTGCCATCCAGCGTCTCATCGACGAGTTCCACTACACCCACGAACAGGCCGCCCAGGCCATCGGCCGCTCGCGCAGCGCCACCTCCAACCTGCTGCGTCTGCTCAACCTGGCCGACACGGTCCAGACCATGCTGCTGGCCGGTGACATCGAGATGGGCCACGCCCGCGCCCTGCTCTCGCTGGACCGGGCCGAGCAGATCCTGATGGCGCACCTGGTGGTGCAGCGCCGTCTTTCCGTGCGCGAGACGGAACGCCTGGTCAGCCAGAAGCTGGAGGAGAACAAGGGTCTGGCCAAGGCCAACCAGAAGCGAGCGGCCGACGCGGTGACCGACCGCGACGTGGCCCGTCTGCGTGAGCGCATTGCCGACCACCTGAACACGACGGTCGAGATCATCAGCAAGGCCAACGGCCGCGGCAAGCTGGTCATCCACTTCTCCAGCAACGACGCTTTCTCGGGGCTGCTGGAGCGACTGCGGCTGGACACCGTGACTCAGGAGTGA